AATGCGGAATAAGGCCTAATGCTAAATCGGATTTCAATATGAACAGATTTTTATTGAAAGGATTTTATGATTAGATTTATTCATTAAGTATCCATTTTGGACGATACTCAATAGGACTGATTTTGATGTTTTATTGATCATTTAAACAAAATTTTGTCATTTCTGCTGCATTTTTTATACTTTTTAGCAGTTTATTATGAAAAATGAGTTATTATTATGTAAAGTATTAAATTTCTAATCATTTCAAATTCATTACTGATAGATTTTTTATGTCAATAATATATCAATTTCATCATTTCCTCTAATTATTTTTAAACAAATATTCAAATACGGTCAGAGCTCATAAGTATTAATGGGAAACGACAATGTCACTCATGTAACAACCGGAAATTGGGATTCAGAGGTCTTAAAAGCTGATAAACCAGTTTTTGTAGATTTTTGGGCAGAATGGTGTGGTCCGTGCCGTATGGTTGGCCCAGTTGTTGAACAAATTGCACAATCCTATTCGGACAAAATAAAAGTGGTAAAACTCAACGTGGATGAAAACCAAGAAATCGCGATGAAATACGGTATCCAGTCTATTCCATCATTGTTGATTTTCAAAAACGGAAAAGAGATAAAAAGAACAATAGGTGCCGCCCCAAAAGATACATATGTTAAATTCATTAACGAGGCAATTTCTTCATAAGGGAAATCTTTACTTAACTAGTTCGGATTGATTTAAAAGCATTAATATTCTCAAGACTTAAATTATTTTTAATTTGGATAAATCCGAGCTTCTTTCACTTTTCTCTTCAGATTATGAAAAATATTATAAAGTATCACTTTTTGAAAAATTAGGCTTTATTCGACAGAGCTGTTCTATTTGTAGTAGGTTCTTTTGGGCCATTCCTCAAAGATCGATATGTCCGGATCATGAAAACTATACTTTTATTGGAAATCCACCTACATCTAAAAGATTAAGTTATACTCAATCGTGGGAGAAGATCAGGGATTACTTTAAGGAAAATGGTCATACTATAGTTAACAGGTATCCGGTTGTATGCAGATGGAGAGATGACCTTTACTACACTATTGCGTCAATCGTAGACTTTCAAAGAGTAGCTGATAATAAAGTAATGTTTGAATTGCCCGGAAATCCATTGGTAGTCCCTCAGATGTGTTTGAGGTTTAACGACATCGAGAATGTAGGGGTAACTGGTAGGCACTATACCTCTTTTTGCATGGTGGGGCAAACGTGCGACGCAGATTCTGAGGGAGGTTATTGGAAGGACAGGTGCATAGAGCTGGATTTTGGATTGTTGGTAGACATTTTTGGGATTTCTCCAGCTGAAATAACCTTCGTAGAGGATGTATGGATAGGAGCTGGAGCATTTGGCAGCTCACTTGAATACTTTGTGAGAGGGTTGGAATTAGGAAATGCAGTTTTCACGGAATTTGAAGGTAATGAAAAGAATCATAGAGTTCTTAAAAACAAAATAATTGATATGGGTGCAGGACTAGAGAGACTTTCGTGGATAACAAACGGAACCCCAACGAGCTACGATTGTACTTTTGAGCCGATACTAAAGAGGATTTACGATACCTCCGGAATAGACAATCCTTTTTCCTCGAATGGAAACTATAATCTTCAGTCCAAAATCCTTTCAGATTACTTTAGCAGAATTTCAGCAAAGTTGGAATCTACCTCAGACATTTTGCAAGTAAAGAAACAGCTAGCTCAAGAATTAAGTATAGATTTTGAAAAATTGCAGAAGATTGTAGTTCCATACGAATCGTTGTATACTATTATCGATCACACAAGAACCCTGGTTTTTGCTATAAGCGACGGGTCGCTGCCCTCAAACGTTGGCGGCGGATACAACCTAAGGGTCATTTTGAGAAGGACACTCTCGCTTTTGAAACAACTCGGCTTAGGTCTAAAAGTTGGAGATATTGTTGATATGCATTTGGACCAACTCCAACCTCTATACTCGGAATTAATGGACTATAGAAATGATATTCACGAAGTCTTGGAAATTGAGAGCAAGAGATTTCTTGAAACACAAGAAAGGATTGTTGCAATTTCAACTAAAATAAGAAAAGGCAAAACCATATTGAGTTTGGATGATTTGATCCGGTTATATGAATCTGATGGGGTCACACCTGATTATCTGGTTGAAAATGCACTTCTTGAATCGGTCCCGGCAAACTTTTACACTAGACTCTCAGAGTTACATTCAACTAGCCGGTCGGAAAAAAGGGATAAAAATGAATTCAAATTGGATGATAATGTTGATCTTGATAAGATCACAGGAACTAAGTTATTGTATTACGACGACCCGAGTATCCTTTCTTTTGATGCAAAGATATTAAGAATAATTAATAAAAATCTAATCATTTTAGATAGGACAGCCTTTTATCCAAGGGGTGGAGGGCAGGAGCCTGATTTTGGTTATATTGGTGCTCACAAAGTAGATAACGTGGTTAAAATTAAAGACAAGGTTCTCCACCATGTGATCGGGACATTTGAACAAAAGGAAGGAGATATCATTAATTGTGTGGTTGAGAAGGATAGGAGGCTATCCATAACCAAAAACCATACCGCTACTCACATAATCAACCATGCATCGAAAAGTGTATTAGGTTCATGGGTATGGCAAAACTCGGCATACAAGGACGAAACTTATGCAAGATTGGACATCACACATCATTCCGCTTTATCCAGGGACGAAATGCAAGAAATAGAAAGGAAAGCAAATGATATAATTAGAAGGAATTTGCCAGTTCTGATCAATTTTTACGCCAGAGGGGTAGCAGAACAAAATTACAGCTTTAGAATATATCAAGGAGGGGTTGTGCCATCAAACGATGTAAGGATCGTTAACATTGGGGGACTAGATATTGAAGCGTGTGGAGGAACTCATGTTTTCAACACAGGCGAATTAGGTCTTATAAAAATAATAAAGACAGAGAGAATACAGGATGGGGTTGTTAGAATAGAATTTGTTGCCGGCGCGAATGCACTAAATCGTGTTCAAGCCCAAGACGATCAGATACAATATATTGCTAATAAACTTGGAACAAACCGCGAAAAAGTTTTAGATACATTTTCAAAGAATATGGATGATTTAGATAAATCTAAGAAGAAAATTAAAAGCCTTATAAGAAGCATTTCAAATTCAACTGTAGAGCAAACCATAAAGGACTCCGTTGTTCTCAAATCAGAATCAGATGCAAACAGATTTCTGAATTATTATTTTAAGATAGACGAAGAATTAGATGACCAATTCCATCTTTTGGTTGGTCAAAATTCAGTAGAGAGAAATCCAGATCTTGTATACGTATCAATAGTAATCGTGGAAAGCAAATCCGCAAAGGTTATTGTCTTTTGTGGAAAAAACGCGCTAAAAATTATGAAGGCTAATGTGCTAGCAAATCACATATCAAAGATGCTTGGTGGTTCAGGTGGAGGAACACCAAATTTTGGACAAGGCGGAGGAACCATCCTTGAAAATCGGCAAGATCTCGAGAATATGTTAAAAAAAAGTCTATTAGAGAAACTTAATGACTTAAATGAATAAGAATCATCTTTCACAGATGAATTCATTTGTCCCAGCTCCGATGTGGTTCTTGTTGACATTTTTTTTTTGAACGTAGATCAATCATGTTTAATCAATTTATAGTGAATACACTTGTGCAAATTCTTTATCAGCCTAATACTATATAACCTTGGAATAAAAATTGTTACTGTAAAAATAAACTAGGTAATTAATTTCTTTAGATCGGCTGGGTTACCAAGTCCATGTCTGATTTCTTTTGCTATTCTCCTGCCGACACCGAAAGTTTCTCCATATTTATATTTAGTATATGGTGAGGTAGTTGCAAGTATCGGATTTCCTGGGACTCTAAGGGATACATCATAAACGATAATGTCTAACTCTACAGTAACAACACTCTGTAGGGAGAAGGGGCCAACTATACCAGGTGGATACTCCCTCAATGCACATTGCACAAATTTTTCCCCCATTTTGAATACTTTATCCAAAAGAGATTCTCTAATACTTGCAGGTGTATGGCCCACTTCTATATTCTGCAAGTCAATTGACATTTCAAGTTGATTTACAGCAGGTATGGAGGTAGTAAAGTCATGTATATTAGTCTGTAATCTCCGTTCAATACCTAAAAACTCAACGTCTTTATCAAGTGGTGAATAAAAGTAATTAAAATTGAAATAAGTCCCTATAAGGTATTGTTCTATTGTAGAGTTATTCTTCAAGTCTGACTCACTTATTAAGCCTGCTTTGATTCTTTTTGCAGACTTTATTTTATAGTCATCGTAAGACGTTACAATAAAAAAGGCTCTCTCAAGTTTTCTTTTAGCTTCTTGAATCTTCACAATAGAGGGGCCTTCAATTTCTTCTGGAATTGAATATATTTTTGGCATAGAAATATGGGCTTTTTTTAGCAGATCATACTGATTATTCGGCAAATGTCTTTCCTCAGCTTTAAGAATATACCGGTTTCCAAAAACAGGTATTTTGAGTGATTTTTCGATATTATCAATTCCTAAATATACTACGAAGGATCTGTGTGGAATTAAAATAGTGTTCAATTCAAGTAATTTTTTTTGATTTTCTGTATACATAATATCTGAAAAATTATCTAAAATTAATATTTCATCAGCTAGACGACTAAACTTTTGATATGGCAATTCCCTACCTTTTTGACATATACATATAGTCTTAAACCCCTCATCTTTGGCACCATCCATTATCTCCAAAGCAGAGTGGCTCCCAATGACCCCTATAGTAATATTGTCTAAATCATATGTATCAATCAGATTCTCTACACCCATTTTCTATATTCTCATTCCGGATGAAATTGTGAACTTTTTTCATATTTTAGTTATATGTTCTTAATTTATTTTGGCGTACCCTGTTTTTTTAACTCTTCATCAATGGCGTTTTTCAAGTCTTGATCATTTTTATTTGAGTAATCGACACCCAATGTCTCTGCTATTGATTCCAGTTTTTCTCTGTCGATAGTTTGTTGGGCTTTTTCTTGATTGGATGATTCGTTTGCAAGGGACTTTTTTGCCTCTATTCTAGCCTTCTGAAACTCACTGGTTGCTCTCCCCATTGATCTAGCTAATTCTGGGATTTTTTTGGCACCAAAAAATATGACAACGATAACTAAAATTATTATTATCCATTCCATTCCGTTTATGAATGCCATAAAAATTAATTTGCAATCCCCACTAATAAACACATATTTAAAAAGTTGCCTAGGACATTTTGCATTCAGAATTCACAGGCATAAATACTTCCCAAAATGTAAATATTGTTGGGGATTAGTAAAACAAATTATACTATGAGGTACAATGAAGCGGCATTTATTGGACAGCAACGTTCACGAGCGGCCCAAATGAAATTATTTGATTACGCGGGATTTGCAATGTTAACTTATACAATAAAAAAAAGCCCTAAAGATGACGGTTTTCTACCTGTTGGGGAAGGTCTATTTGTTAGCAAGGCAATATATGAAAACAACATAATCATATATCTTACAGACGAAGAAGGATATGCCAAGGCACAAACCAAACCCATGAGTATCATTGAAGGTGAAAAAATTTTTGAAAAGATTTTGTCAGACGACATGAAAGTATTTGATGGAGAATTAAAGACTATATAGTAATTTCTGTTCCCATTTTGACATTATCAAGTACCAATTTTTCAATGTTGTCTACGGTTGACTTGAATACTACAGTCGGTAGGTTTGATCTTTCTATAACTTTCAAGCTTATCAAATCCATCAAGTCGTATGTGCCAGCCATGGACTTTTCTGATTTTAAGATACTTACACAGTCCTGGACGTTTATCTTGTCGTACTTATTGGCGGCTGGGTTTGCCCTAGGATCAGAATCATATATTCCATCTACGTCTGTAGCGTTGTAAAACTTTGTTGCGCCGATACGTTCGGCTATCAGAGCAGAAGTTGCGTTGGTGCTCTGACCAGGATAAATCCCCCCTGTTATTATCACCAAACCCGATAAGAGAGCTACCGAGATTTCTTCTAAATTTCTGGGTGGAAGAGGATAACAATTTTCTCTTAGACCTGAAATTAAAAGTCTTGCATTCAAATGCGAAACCTGAATTCCAATCAGATCCAGTCCGGATTCATCCATTCCCAAGCTTCGCGATAGATTGATATAAAATCTGGCTATTTTTCCTCCACCAGTAATTATTACTGGTTGATAAACATTGCTTATTTTTTTTATCAACTGGATATAGTCATTTAGTTGAACAGAGTTAGTGTCAAAATTAAACAAACTCCCGCTCAATTTTATCACTATCCTTGGTTTAATCATAGAATTCCATTTGGCATGTGATTATAAAAATCGTTAGAAATTTTGGTTTTCAGCATCTTTTAGCATAGATTCAAAGAATTTCCTTTTTTCTGTTGTGGT
This Candidatus Nitrosocosmicus oleophilus DNA region includes the following protein-coding sequences:
- the trxA gene encoding thioredoxin; protein product: MGNDNVTHVTTGNWDSEVLKADKPVFVDFWAEWCGPCRMVGPVVEQIAQSYSDKIKVVKLNVDENQEIAMKYGIQSIPSLLIFKNGKEIKRTIGAAPKDTYVKFINEAISS
- the alaS gene encoding alanine--tRNA ligase; translation: MDKSELLSLFSSDYEKYYKVSLFEKLGFIRQSCSICSRFFWAIPQRSICPDHENYTFIGNPPTSKRLSYTQSWEKIRDYFKENGHTIVNRYPVVCRWRDDLYYTIASIVDFQRVADNKVMFELPGNPLVVPQMCLRFNDIENVGVTGRHYTSFCMVGQTCDADSEGGYWKDRCIELDFGLLVDIFGISPAEITFVEDVWIGAGAFGSSLEYFVRGLELGNAVFTEFEGNEKNHRVLKNKIIDMGAGLERLSWITNGTPTSYDCTFEPILKRIYDTSGIDNPFSSNGNYNLQSKILSDYFSRISAKLESTSDILQVKKQLAQELSIDFEKLQKIVVPYESLYTIIDHTRTLVFAISDGSLPSNVGGGYNLRVILRRTLSLLKQLGLGLKVGDIVDMHLDQLQPLYSELMDYRNDIHEVLEIESKRFLETQERIVAISTKIRKGKTILSLDDLIRLYESDGVTPDYLVENALLESVPANFYTRLSELHSTSRSEKRDKNEFKLDDNVDLDKITGTKLLYYDDPSILSFDAKILRIINKNLIILDRTAFYPRGGGQEPDFGYIGAHKVDNVVKIKDKVLHHVIGTFEQKEGDIINCVVEKDRRLSITKNHTATHIINHASKSVLGSWVWQNSAYKDETYARLDITHHSALSRDEMQEIERKANDIIRRNLPVLINFYARGVAEQNYSFRIYQGGVVPSNDVRIVNIGGLDIEACGGTHVFNTGELGLIKIIKTERIQDGVVRIEFVAGANALNRVQAQDDQIQYIANKLGTNREKVLDTFSKNMDDLDKSKKKIKSLIRSISNSTVEQTIKDSVVLKSESDANRFLNYYFKIDEELDDQFHLLVGQNSVERNPDLVYVSIVIVESKSAKVIVFCGKNALKIMKANVLANHISKMLGGSGGGTPNFGQGGGTILENRQDLENMLKKSLLEKLNDLNE
- a CDS encoding formate--phosphoribosylaminoimidazolecarboxamide ligase family protein; its protein translation is MGVENLIDTYDLDNITIGVIGSHSALEIMDGAKDEGFKTICICQKGRELPYQKFSRLADEILILDNFSDIMYTENQKKLLELNTILIPHRSFVVYLGIDNIEKSLKIPVFGNRYILKAEERHLPNNQYDLLKKAHISMPKIYSIPEEIEGPSIVKIQEAKRKLERAFFIVTSYDDYKIKSAKRIKAGLISESDLKNNSTIEQYLIGTYFNFNYFYSPLDKDVEFLGIERRLQTNIHDFTTSIPAVNQLEMSIDLQNIEVGHTPASIRESLLDKVFKMGEKFVQCALREYPPGIVGPFSLQSVVTVELDIIVYDVSLRVPGNPILATTSPYTKYKYGETFGVGRRIAKEIRHGLGNPADLKKLIT
- a CDS encoding Sec-independent protein translocase subunit TatA/TatB, translating into MAFINGMEWIIIILVIVVIFFGAKKIPELARSMGRATSEFQKARIEAKKSLANESSNQEKAQQTIDREKLESIAETLGVDYSNKNDQDLKNAIDEELKKQGTPK
- the pyrH gene encoding UMP kinase encodes the protein MIKPRIVIKLSGSLFNFDTNSVQLNDYIQLIKKISNVYQPVIITGGGKIARFYINLSRSLGMDESGLDLIGIQVSHLNARLLISGLRENCYPLPPRNLEEISVALLSGLVIITGGIYPGQSTNATSALIAERIGATKFYNATDVDGIYDSDPRANPAANKYDKINVQDCVSILKSEKSMAGTYDLMDLISLKVIERSNLPTVVFKSTVDNIEKLVLDNVKMGTEITI